The genomic interval tgcactttaaatattttgcaaacagatcattaaatcgaaaaaaatcgttttagcaaccccctaatggttttaaaagacctatccaacgacaccccacacaacaaggttggatgagaaaaaaaatcacctccactacatctatgggaggattttttttaatttttttattccaccATTTTGTtggtatagtttacatatatattcgtgcaaagttacagctttctagcattgatagtccctgagcaaagccgcggacggacggacagaaagacagacagataaacagacatggcgaaactataggggttccgtttttgttattttggctacggaaccctaaaaaagtacgGGTTGAAACGTATTTACCTacgtacaagctattaaatagagacactaatataaaataacaagGTAGGTAGACACAATTTAGCTAGCAGCTGAAAGTAGgtcaatagaatagaatagttaGAATTCTCGTATTTCGTTTATAGTAAAAAGTTAGATTCGTAAATAAGTGAAATGAGCGTGAAACTGGTAGACGAAACATACTTACACTAAGAGGTGCTTACACTAATACATACAGGTGGGAACTTAGTgtgtttgttgtggtttgttagtctaacatctggtagcatgatgtgcggttgtgttgctctgaagatgagctctggttgagttcgaaacgcgtcagtgtagtgtggtggtggtggtgatagatgggtttgtgtgatttgtgtgtgttcttacagagtGGAGGTGGAGCAACtccatgaacacgcatatcttgcataaacttagctatcctaaggtcgcgggtgagcaaagaaattatcttagttcattgaaaaatacttactaaaaaCAAACTGCAGCAAATACTCGATACCAACAATAAAATTCTTCTCCCACATCTATTTATAAACACAGGCGTTACAATTGATCCAGCAAACTGTGTCACTCCAAGTAATATTGTAGCTACATCAGGATCAATTGATGAGGCAACATTCTTGAAAAgcatagtagaaaaaaaaagaacgcTCATGATACCACCGgcttgatttaaaataaataatgtaactgTAATCAACAAAGCCATCCTGTTACTTTTGATAGTGAACAGTTGCGACCATTTTCGATCGGCGTAGTCTTCTTTATATGTTTCCATCATCGCTTTTAGTTCTGTATCTATATCCTTACTTCTGCCCAACTCTCGAAAAATCCGTTTAGCGTCATCTTCTTTTCCTAAAACATTGCTAGAATCAACTAGTGAATCAATTTTACTTTCTCTCTCTCGCACACTCGCTCTCTCTTTTCTCTGCGATGACAAACTTTATTGGTGATATGTGGAGAAATCACAACACCAGGCATAATTTCCAAGatactactattataaatggAATGTAACATTTAATTACAAATCATAGATTTGAAATCTCACCTTTTGTCACATAAAAGACAGGAGATTCTGGTACAATATACCCACAAGCAGATATATGGATTAAAGCGATTCCAATATATATGTAAGATACAACTTTTAATGTCACATATGGACCTGCAGCGTATACGAGCAACACACCAAGAGTGTGAAAAACACCCGTAAGTGACATAAAGATACCTCGTAGATTCGGTGACCTGAAAACAAAATGCTGAACTATTTTTCTTCAAGTTTAACAGACAACTTACTTATTATACTAATttgcaaatattttataacccgtttttgtcaaacttaaaacctaaacttgctaaaagtagctccgatgcggtaacgtttcgtgtgctctgcctaccccatttgggaatacaggcgtgatatttgtgtgtgCGTTATAACCCCTGATAATTCCTAAACTCCTCTCCTTCTCTCGAATAACTATTCTacaggaagggctacgaattagaccgaaacatgtcgagctaaactcgatttaatcAAAACAAATAACGGTTGCTCGACGAATGTCAATTTATTCAACTTTGACTCGTTACCCCATTTATACAGCctataaaaaatcttgaaagaGTGATTCAGGATTATTTCACACACTGTACTGCGACATCTATtggaatataaaataaataaaagcaaacaCTTCACCGCTGTACGCTGTACCCTCAGCAAAAAGCGCTTCTTAACCTATTCTTAACTTACGCGAATTCTCCTATGTAAATTGCATTTAAAAGTTGTATTCCTGTGCTCCCGCACCCATTCACGGCTCGTCCAGCGTACATCCAACTGACATTTGAAGCTACAGCTAGCATAGTAAAGCCAAACAAAGACGTCAATGCCATTACTATTGCACTTGGCTTCCTTCCAATCACATTTGAGAGATAACCAGATATTATAAGTCCTGAAACAAAAATAGTTCTTAACATTCTAAGATCCAAACTCACCAATAATAAACAAACCATTTACGTTGGTAATATTCTGAATATTCGCAAGAAACCCTTCGTTTCTTCTTCTTTAATGTAGATTGCCAAGGAATCGAATTcgccaacattttttttatcagagAAGTACAATATAAAGCTGTTCAAGGCTATAGAGAAAAGGGGaacatgtcaaaaaaaaattttttaataagAATAATGCACAAAATACGTAATGGTTATTTGATATTGTGATAGAATTTTTGGCGAAACTTTTCAATAAACAATTGTATTATGATCGTGCAATCTACAGATTGAAGTCAAATTAGATTTATTTTGTCAATCCTATAAATATGACAATTTCGGAGAAAAcagcattatatcaaatgacaaTTATGAATTTCTTCCATtgttctttttaaactttatgtattttgatacGTACTTGTAAAAAGGCTGTGATGAAGCCGATGGTTCCTGAATCAGCAAACTACATCTTCTCCTTTATCTGCACTTACTATCAGGTAAGACAGAGGTCAATCgcttattaaaataatgtttataatttaacataataatagTGTGTACCTACCAATAAGCACCCCAATGAGTTGCGCTGAAGCCACCCACGATGCTTCGTAGTCAGTGATAACATCGTCAAGAGGGGTTTGGTCTTTGTCTAACAGTTTCCCAAGCACTGGCAACGCCCAACCCAAGGAGTATCCGACAAGTATGTTGCCTAAAAGCACTGAAAGGTATAAGatggtaataataaatatttttttggtaaaaaaaacatttttaatacaagttttttttttggtgactaCTTTTTGTaaactgtacttgtattgtcatccaaactagatttgaataccaaatttcaagtcgatgccattaaccgttgaagagttccgtcctgtggagacgatcctggccggactaccaggatgtcactatcagattattgtattgtcaccagatttacataagtttcagaagtttcaagtcgatcggactactcGAAGTGTGTCAaatataacttgcaagatttgacccaaataagtaaacaaaagttCCCactccgcactgggcccgcgtgggaactatgacccaagccctcttgttctgagaggaggcctgtgcccagcagtgggacgtatataggctgggatgaagtaaacaaatgaataaacgaacagggcaaaaataaaagcttgtaaatatagAACACAGGTTACACACACATTGTAGCCATACCCAATACGTTTGAAAGCAATTCGTGATGCGTtctttgattttttaaaacttaaattcgTAGCCGGAGTATTTATCTTCCGAAGTTAGGAatgcattcatcatcatcattgtcagccgtaggacgtccactgttggacatagacctccagttgcttcggtttggaagcggtctgcattcAACGTGAACCTGCAGACTGCGGCCATCCATTGatggacgtcttacgctgcgcttgcacAACCGCAGTCTCCATTTGAGGCGAGGTCATCGGCGTTAAAGATATACTTGTAATTACTGTCATAAAAGCACACTGCACTGCACTGGCCACGTccctttttttacttttatcacTTTCTATATTCCCTACTAACCAACTTGGAGGACCTGTTTACCAACTAGAATGCTTGGTTGATTAAGTAACAgccaatttaatatttaaaatacaaacaattGCAAAGCCTCATATGAACGGTCCACGAAAAGAACATGACTGCCTAGTCCTGGGCAACTTTTTGACTTAAAGcagtttgaaagttagtcactACGatcaattactatggttaccatttcattaaaagtatatattttttttatttttttcagattatttaattcaatggtatgtgtattAATTACCTTGTGAGTCAttgtaagtcatagtactttgcgagctctacattttgagattaatatctcaatttaaaaaaggGTGACTAGaaatgttctttccgtggacccttcatatactTTCCGTGGAAATACTTTATACTAAGTGACATCTGTATGGTGATTTAAACAGACATAATGTAAAAGGAGGCGTTAATCAATTCagttgttttgattttaataaaattatggcTGCGCTTCATTTAAGTCGTACAGAAAGCTTATGTATTTAAGAAGAATTAATTGAACAAGCTTTGTGATAGTGATTCAAATACctattacgagtataaattatttacttacttaagaTTTATTTAAGATAATCCCAAACTTTTCTGAATGCAatatataagtaataaacaTACACAAGGAATGCATACGAAACCTTTTTTTGTATCAAAAAAGAATACTACAAGCTGATATATATCATGTCAATTTACATTGTGTGGTTCAATTATGCAATAGcgaaaaatcataataaaatataataaagaatatttacaGCAAGCAGCGAACAAAATTTGTTTCTTTTGATAAAGTTGCAGCGTTCCATTCACCATTATGCAGAAtctttttaatactttttttattactaagttCACGCACTTCACACTGTTCTTACTCGTGCTCCAACTAGCGGATTACTCTCTTGATAGTCCTTGTGATTGTAACTTTGAACAGATGTTCGAGGCACCGCACACATAGAAGTGTAAAAAAATGTGGCAAGTCGCGAAATGATACGAAAATTGTGATGTCGCAAATATTATTCCTTGTTGACTTTTAGATAGAATAGTAATTAATGCACAGTTAAACAAAACGAATCATGTAGTACGATATCTTTGTGCTACTTATATCATTTAGACATTTGTAACACCgcggaccttgtgcaaggtccgcccggattgctaccaccatcttgctcgctaatcctgccgtgaagcagcagtgcttgcactgttgtgtttcggcgcggaGAATAAGgcagccggcgaaattactggcacttgaggtatcccatcttaggcctctaggttggcaacgcatctgcaatacccctggtgtttcagatgtttatgggcggtagatctcttaccatcaggaggcccacttgctcgtttgccatccagtcgaataaaaaaaaatataaaaaaacgttaggtataatTTCATGTTATAATCGTTCATAACgtatagttgttgttgttgtacagttgttttatatactttcataAGGAATAACCATGTTTATGGGCTAAATTCATATCATATAACATACATAGGGTATATCGtttataatacgtaataatGTCTCATATAACATTAATATGATATATTATCAAGTGGTATACTTTATTTCTTAAAtacttggtaaattttaataatttaaaaccagaaaattaggtGTTTTTAATCACCCTTTAATTTTGTATTGCAAGGTTTTACTTCAAATTTGTGCTAGCGAGCGAGCAGCGACtgggatagtttaggttcagaaggctaaggcgatAGCAAAGCGGAGTATAGCTTATtagccttagccttcgatgttaggttttttctTATAGCAGCGAGGAGAGGGAgaggaggttttttttttactcttgtgtctgatatcctgtcaatcgttcaaaggttaactggaagagatccgtttaagggataagttcgcctttgtacatcttactatcctgtgttatgttattttcatgtgttttatgtacaataaagagttttgcCGTGAGCATTTTGCGTTGCGTTTTGAGTGAGGCCgtgatggagtggagacccagaaccgggcggagaaacgttgatagacaggagatgaggtggaccgacgacctggtcaaagtggcgggaaggtgctggatgaggagagcactagaccgagatgagtggcgagcaatgcaggatgcctacactcagcattgggtggctatgggctgaagaagaagagagaagagaggagaaagagttttacaatacaatacaatacaattttatcattttacGTTATGAGCATTAGCaaacgtattaaaaaaatatagaaagtgaagttatacgtaatgaatatggtatgttttgtttttatgtattctATTATTTACCCCCTGTATAAACCTACGAATCATTTCaatggtgtttgtgaagttcccaacccacattgggcccgcgtgggaactatggcctaaaAATGCTCTTGTTCTTAAGATGCCTGTGCGCAGCAGTAGGTCGTATATAGGCCAAAAAAGGATAAGCCAATAAGCACCATTGATGCTGTGGACGAAAATTGTACCCAAAATCCTAAAAGCAAGGTACTTAgatggaattaaaaataaatcgaaGCCTTAAGATTTAGGGAACCCAAATCACCGCCCACCGAAGCCTACACAGTCCCTTGCGTCCCCTCGTAATAAGGCTTATACAATCAACTCGACAAATTCAATAAACTGAAGTGTGTCCAAAATCG from Choristoneura fumiferana chromosome 25, NRCan_CFum_1, whole genome shotgun sequence carries:
- the LOC141442221 gene encoding facilitated trehalose transporter Tret1-like, coding for MVNGTLQLYQKKQILFAACLLLGNILVGYSLGWALPVLGKLLDKDQTPLDDVITDYEASWVASAQLIGVLIGLIISGYLSNVIGRKPSAIVMALTSLFGFTMLAVASNVSWMYAGRAVNGCGSTGIQLLNAIYIGEFASPNLRGIFMSLTGVFHTLGVLLVYAAGPYVTLKVVSYIYIGIALIHISACGYIVPESPVFYVTKGKEDDAKRIFRELGRSKDIDTELKAMMETYKEDYADRKWSQLFTIKSNRMALLITVTLFILNQAGGIMSVLFFSTMLFKNVASSIDPDVATILLGVTQFAGSIVTPVFINRCGRRILLLVSSICCSLFLAMLGAYFYLESIKHPSILCIRWMPLVALISFLFFFCIGINVIPMVLISEMFRPNVRSLGSAMTLICGCSVGLLSTSTFNFLAVTFGNYTPFWIFAAVNLFGFFFTLLVVPETKGKSLMEIEIMMRSGKHEPSL